One genomic region from Candidatus Bathyarchaeia archaeon encodes:
- a CDS encoding TrkA C-terminal domain-containing protein: MPPFEKIEYKPVTVREVLREMKNLSELMIDLAYSAALFNDKDLAEDVLELEKRIDTLAYHLEMVTMVAARDAKDAEALVGVSKVAAAADKISDAAADIAAIVTQNIGVHPIVGEIFERVEERLAKAKVHEESVLVGKEIGELELAPRMGIDIIAIFRENDWIINPKENEKVKAGDILIARGTHEGLRELKEICEGKLDKLED, encoded by the coding sequence ATGCCTCCCTTTGAAAAAATCGAGTATAAGCCCGTGACAGTGAGGGAAGTTCTCCGTGAAATGAAAAACCTCTCTGAACTAATGATTGACTTGGCTTACTCTGCTGCCCTCTTCAACGACAAAGACTTGGCTGAAGACGTTTTGGAACTGGAAAAACGCATAGACACGCTGGCTTACCATCTGGAAATGGTGACCATGGTGGCTGCAAGAGACGCAAAAGACGCAGAAGCACTTGTTGGAGTTTCAAAAGTGGCTGCCGCCGCAGACAAAATTTCAGACGCCGCCGCAGACATAGCGGCAATAGTAACCCAAAATATAGGCGTGCACCCCATCGTGGGTGAAATTTTTGAAAGAGTTGAAGAACGTTTAGCAAAAGCCAAAGTGCACGAAGAATCGGTTTTAGTTGGAAAGGAAATAGGAGAGCTTGAACTAGCCCCTAGAATGGGAATAGACATAATCGCCATATTCAGAGAAAACGACTGGATAATAAACCCAAAAGAAAACGAGAAGGTTAAAGCTGGTGACATCCTCATAGCCCGCGGCACCCACGAAGGATTAAGAGAGCTTAAAGAAATCTGCGAAGGAAAACTTGAC